The following DNA comes from Candidatus Methanosuratincola sp..
AAATGCGGGAAGGTTAGTATAATCCTTTTTTTATTTTCTGAAGACATATACCGCCCATCCCATAGTTTCCCTGCCTCTTTGTAGATAGAGATTCTTCTCACGCTTCTTTCGTTCTACTAGCTCGTGGATATCAGGGTCGTCGGGGTGAGCCCTGATGTACTCGTCAATAGACCACCATTGAAGCGTTTCATAATGGTCCCAATCGTCGTAGCCACTCACAAGCGTGTAAAGGCAGGTTAACCCTTCGTCCTCCCCCACTTTTACATTGTCACAATGTCTGCCAAAATCATCTTTTTTGATCCCTGCGGCCTCCAAATACTCTTGGCTCGGTTCCCTCGACCAAAAAGGTTCTCCGACTACAATTAGCCTTCCCTCCTTCACCATCCCTTTCAAAGCTTGAATCGTCCCTAGATAACCGCCGTACACCCAACTCGCCCCGATGCAAAGGACCAGGTCAAATGAACATGGGGCTTCAGGTTTATAGTCCGCACAATCCATCTTCACAAATTTAATGCCTGAGTTTGGGGCTCTCCTCCTACGTTTTTCCTCGCATTCTCGAATGCAGTAGGGAGAAATATCGATGCCTGCGCCTGCAATATCATAGAGCTCCGCCAGCCTGATGAGAAACTCTACTTTCCCACAGGCTATGTCTAGGACACGTTCTCCTTGCTTCAATCGGATGAGTTGACACGGACGCTCAAAGAAATCCACGAAAACCAGCCCTTGAAAAGCATAAATTCGCGCCCAGACGGTGGTAGCCCGGAGGAGATTCGAACTCCTGTCGGCGGGTCCAGAGCCCGCTATGCTTGGCCGCTACACCACCGGGCTGAATACTCAAAAATATTTGGTAAATTTATCCTTATCGGATGCTGTTTTTGAATCTACTATACGTGCGGTGTATTTCTCCTCAGCTGCGAAATGCTTTTTATTGATCAAGGCAAAACTCTTAAAAGAGACGTTTTCGGCTATTTTATAAACAAATCGAAACGTTTATATAAACCTAAAAGGTTAGTTTCTACCCCTTCATGTCAGATTTACCTTCAAAAAGGTGAAGTTGTTGTCCTCAAAACTTGAGACAAAGAACGATAAGGCTGCCGGGAAAGTGAGTAGTGCGGATCAGGAACCCGAAAACGAGTCCGCTTCCCTCAAGTGTCCATCCTGCGGTGGTACGAGTTTCGTAAGGAGCTTCGAGCGGGGGGAAGTCACCTGCACGAACTGCGGTCTGGTCGTCACTGAAAAGATCATCGACCGTGGCCCCGAATGGCGGGCATTCACCTCGGAGGAGCGTGACAAGAGGAGCAGGGTGGGCTCGCCGCTTTCCCCGACGGTCCACGACAGGGGTCTCTCAACGATAATCGACTGGCGCGACAAGGACGCCATGGGCAGGAAGCTTGAGCCGAAGAAGAGGATAGAAATACTTAGGTGGCGGAAGTGGCAGATCCGAACCCGCGTCCACAGCTCCATGGACAGGAACCTCGCGCAGGCTATGAGTGAGCTGGACCGGATAAGTTCTCAGATTGGCCTTCCAAAGAGCGTGAAGGAGGAGTCCGCGGTGATATACAGACGCGCCGTGGAGAAGGGCCTCGTCCGGGGGAGGTCTATCGAGTCGGTTATGGCCGCGGCCATCTATGCCGCGTGCAGGACGCAGAAGGTGCCCCGTACACTCGATGAGATCGCAAGGTACACGAAGGCCGGCAGGAAGGACGTCGCCAGGTGCTACCGGCTCCTTCTGAGGGAGGTCGATGTCAACATCCCGATAGCCGACCCGATCGACTTCATAACGAGGATAGGTGGGGCTCTCGAGCTGAGCGGGACCACGCAGCACAAGGCAGCTGAGATAATCAGGGACGCCAAGAAGATGGGGATCACCGCCGGGAAAGACCCCGCCGGCCTTGCGGCTGCCGCGATATACGTGGCGTCGCTCCTCGAGAACGAGCGCCGGACACAGAAGGAGATCGCGCAGGCAGCCCAGGTCACCGAGGTCACGGTGAGGAACAGGTACAAGGAACTGATGAAGGAGCTGAATATCGAGGTACCTATACAGTAGCCCTACCTGCCTCTTCTTTCCTCTCTGGCTCCCTTGAGATCCGACGCTTCTACTTCGGGGAATATTGTGCTCTGGAATCCGCATTTGTTGCAGACGTAGGTCGGCTGGGTGATGTAGCCAGTCATTGTTATAGGGGAGATATCTGTGCTGCCGCACTTGGGGCAGACTTTTATCCCCCTGCCCCGCCGCAGGGAGGCAATGGTGTCCTTTATTTCTACCATCTGTGCCGTTCCTTCAAAGACTATTCGACGTCGATGTTGTCGCTGGGAAATCCGCTCTCCACGAGGATCTCAGCAGCCCTCTCCCGGTGGTCGCCCTGCAGCTCGATCCTGCCGTCCTTGTCCGTCCCTCCGCATGCCAGTTTGCTCTTGAGCCTCCCCGAGAGCTCCTTCAGGTTTATGCTCTTCTCGTCGATGCCCTCGATTATGGTGACGTCTCTCCCCCACTTCCTCTTTTCCAAGAACACCCTAATCCTCTGTTGCTCTTTTACTATCGCTTCACAAACACACAAATCTTTCGGAAGTCCGCACTTAGAACATATTTCGCTCAAGTTTGTGCTTCACCTGAATTACGGTTGTTTTAATCTGGTATCGCCATATTTATAAAATAATCGGATTACCTTAACCGTGTCTGGGAAATAATTGCTCCAAGTGGTGGCGGGACTAATGCTCTATTCTGTGATGCTTTGCAAGAGGTGCGGCCAGCCAGGCGCCGTGCGGGAGGGATCGAAGACCTTCAAGTGCGTCTACTGCGGGTCTAGAAACGAAGCCTCTAGGAGCGTCACGGTTCTTGAGCACGTAGAGTCGAGGGATGTGCCCGCAGTCATCGGAAAGCTGAAGTCAGCCCGTTCAAAGGAGAACGGCTTGATCAAAAGATATTAATCGGGACGTCCAAACTTGACCATATGAACAAAAGAGCGTTTTCTGCATTAGCCCTGTTAATAGTGGCAGTTATTGTTCTTGCGGGGGCCTTCCTCTTTTACAGCCCTCCTCAGACGAACATACGCATAGGCTACCTGCCCGCGGCCAGCTACGGCATCGTATGGGTTGCCTACGAAGGCGGCTACTTTGGGGAGCAGGGGCTGAACGTCACCCTTGTCGAGTACAATAGTGTGGGCGACCTAGTAGCCGCATTCAACAAGAAAGAGATCGACGGCGCGCCCATCACCTCTGTGGCAATAGCCGCATTCATAAAGAACATCGATGCGCTTATCGTCGCGGGCAATTCTCTGGACGGCACCGCCCTGGTGGCCAAGAATTCTTCCGGGATCAATTCGATAAGCGACCTCGAGGGGAGGAGAGTAGGGACCGTGCTCTACGTGCCTGGCGACTTCATATTCAAGAAGGTCATTGCAGAGGAGGGCATAAACGTATCCTTATCCACATACCTCTCCCCTGCAGACGCCCTCCTGGCGCTTGAAAACGACCTGGTGGACGCCGCCTTCCTTTGGGAGCCATACTCTTCATGGGCTTCCTATCGTGGCTTGGACCTCGTACTGTGGGACAAGGAAGTCTATCCGGTTGATTACCCGTGCTGCCTCCAGGTCTTCCATACTTCGTTCGTTTCAAAGAACCCAGAAGCAGTAACTAAATTCATAAAAGCCCTCATAAAGGCTGAGGCGCTCATATACTCCAAGCCCGGGGAGGCATTGCCCATGGTTAAGAAGTACCTGCCAGGAATGCCATGGGAGATAATTTACGACAGCATAATAAGGATAGACCCGGACATAAACCAGCCAAGGAACCCGCTCAGCGGCTACTTCAACAAGAGCGAGCTCCAGTCTTTCTACGGATTGCTAACCCCCTCCCTCCTGTCAGCAAACGACTATAACACTCTGGTCTCGAGACTGGATAGCAGCTACTATGCGAGAGCAGTCTCGGAGCTGAAAAAAGAGGGTTTTAATCTACCTCAGATATACTATAGGTGAGGTGCTCTGCTGATATGACGATGTCGACGACAATTTACTACTTCGTCAATGACCTCTTCCGTCTGAGGGGGCAGCGCATAACCCTAAAGGATCTCGAGGAGATCGCTGGCAGATACGGATCCAGGGTTACGGCACTCCCGGACAAGATCGGGGCACCGGGTGCCATGTCAAGGATCCTCCTGAAGGTATACCAGATTGACATTATGCGAATAACTGTGGAGGCTGAGAGCGAAGAGGCGATCCGGGAGACGCTTAGGGGGATCAAGGCACTTTACGGGCCTTATGAGACTTTTATGGGCAAGGAGAGCTCGATTGCGAAGAAATATAAGGATTCTGTGTAAATTAAATTTTTCGTAAATACGAAAAATTTATATATTTTTTAGGTGAACCGAAAAACTGTGCATTCAAATGGACTACCGCGAACACAAGAATCCGGAGGACTACCTCGAGTTCATATACGTTCTCTCCGAGGAGTTCTCCAAAGGTCTGGTTAAGATAAAGGAGATCTCAAGCGCCCTCGGCGTCTTCCCTTCGACGGTCACCGAGACGATGCAGCGCCTCTCCGAAAAGGGGCTGGTCATTAGGGTAGATTACGAAGGAGTCCGCCTGACCGAAACAGGTCGAGCGATGGCAAGGGCCGTGCTCTCAAAGCACAGGATACTCGAGTGCTTCTTCTACCAGTACCTCGGGATGTCCCCTGAGGAGGTCGCAGATGAAATCTGCGGGATTGAGCATCACATAAGCGACAGAGTGCTGATGCGGCTTTACGAAAAGTTGGGTAAACCGAAATGCTGCCCTCACGGCAAGCCTATACCCGTGTGCCCCCAGGAGGAATGAGCTTGTTCAGAATCCCCCATATGGCGTTTCTATTCCTGTTCGGCAGAAAACCGGAGGACAGCGGTTGCGGTGGCAAAGGAAGCGCCTGCAGCACCCCCCGCTCGGAGTCCGAGGCTAATTGGTCTATCGGTGATGATGAAAAAAGGCGCTCCAGAACCGCTAGAGAGTACTACACGTTTTCAAAGGAGAAGAGATACCCTCTGGAGGAACTCGTCCCCTTGGCGGAACTCGAGGAGGGGCAGGAGGGCAAGGTAGTCATCGCGTTCGGAGACCGTAAGCTGATATGCAGGCTCTGTGACCTCGGTCTCATTCCCGAGACGCAAATCAGGGTTCTGAAGAGGGGTCTGATGGAAGGGCCGATAATCCTCGAGGTCAGATCCTGCGAGATAGCCATCGGCAGGGAAATAGCCTCGAAGGTGCTCGTTAAGCCTCTCTGAGGGGTTTGGTATGGGCGCAGGGAAAGATGATGTGGAAGAGAAGAGGATCGAGATCGCACTCGTCGGAAACCCCAACGTCGGGAAGAGTACGCTGTTCAACCAGCTCACCGGGCTCAACCAGTCGGTAGGCAACTGGCCCGGCAAGACCGTCGAGGTTGCCAAGGGCACTCTGGTATTCAAGGGCCTCAGGATAGATGTGGTCGACCTACCGGGGATATACTCACTATCGGCATTCTCCGAAGAAGAGGTGGTAGCGCGGGATTACATCCTCTCCGGGCGCCCTGACATACTAGTGAATGTTGTTGATGCAATGGCACTGGAGCGGAACCTCTACCTCTCGATGCAGTTGATGGAGATGGGGGTGAGACTTGTCCTCGCCCTGAATTTCGTCGAGGACGCTAAGGCGAAGGGCATAGAGATAGACGCCGGTTCGCTTTCAGCGGGGCTAGGCGTTCCCGTGATCGCAGTCAACGCCATATCCGGATCTGGGATCGCCGAGCTTGTAGAGCTTGCGATAAGCCACGTGTCGGCAAAGCCGCCTAAGAGACCTGCCTATGGAAAGGAAGTGGAAGTCTACATCTCTGAGATCTCGGGAGCAATAAGGACAACTGACTTTGGAATCCCTGCCGGGATCAGCCCGGAGTGGTTGGCCATTAAGCTGATTGAAGGCGACCCTGCAGTGCTTGATCGCTTCCCAAAACTTGCGCACCTGGATAGCAAGATAAAAGCCGTGAAGAACAAGCTTGAGATGGTCCATGGCGAAGAACCAGCCGTCGTTATAGCATCGGAGAGGTACTCCGCGATACACAAGATCGTCAGATCCTCGTCGGTGATGCACACCTCCCCTATAACTACACGCTCGGAGAGGATAGAGGCCATCCTGACCCACCGCTTCTTTGGGTACCTCATACTCCTCCTGGTCTTGGGTGGGATGTTCTTCTCGATCTTCGCAGTAGGGGGAATGTTGTCGGAGATCTTTGATGAAGCGTTCCGTCTTCTGAACGATCATGTAATTGGTGCCCTGGTAGTGCTGGGGGTAGCCCAACCAATTTCCGACATATTGATCAACGGCATCCTGTTCGGCGTAACAGCTGCGCTGTCGATAGTGATCTCTTACATCTTCATCTTCTACCTCGCCCTGTCGGTCCTTGAGGACACAGGATACCTGCCAAGGGCAGCATTTCTCCTCGACTCCCTCATGCACAAGTTGGGCCTACACGGAAAGGCCTTCATACCCATGCTGCTGGGATACGGGTGCAGCGTACCTGCATGCGTCTCCTGCAGGATAATGGAGACCTGGAAAGAGCGGGTCATTCTTGGGGCTCTGGTGGTAATGATCCCTTGTTCTGCAAGGTCGGTCATAATCTTGGGGGTGGCTGCGCAGTACCTAGGTTTCGCGGCTGCGATGGGGATATATGTTCTCGACATCTTTGTGGTCCTCTTCATCGGTCGTCTGCTCTTCAAGGCAATGCCAGGCGAGTCTGTGGGGCTCATAATGCAGATGCCGAGGATCCGCATTTTCAAACCCTGGCTGGTTCTGAAAAAGACATGGTTCAAGACAAAGGACTTCATCTATATCGGTCTGCCACTGATCGTGGCTGGATCGGTCCTGATAGAGGCGCTCCGCGTCACCGGTCTCATAGATCAGGTGATACTGGCACTCTCTCCCTTCACCTACGGACTGCTAGGGATGCCGGTGGCGGTAGGTATCTCGATCGTCTTCGGTATACTAAGGAAAGAGATGGCGCTCGCCATGCTCGCGACATATACAAACACGCTGGACTTCTCCTCGATCATGTCCCCAGTACAGATGGTTGTCTTCACGATCTTCATGGTGCTCTACGTCCCTTGCATAGCGACCATCGCCGCGCTCTTCAGAGAGTACCGCGCCAAGTGGTCACTCCTCATAGTGGCTATGAACATGTCCGTAGCCACCGTAGTAGCCTTCGGCGCCCGGATCCTCCTCAGCCTGTTCCTCTGAACCCTGCTCTTATCCTCTCTAAGGTTCGTAAGAGGTGCTCTGGCATCACCTTGGTCGATGCGAGAACAGGCATGAAGTTTGTATCCCCTGTCCAGCGCGGCACCACGTGCATGTGTATGTGCTCGAATCCGGCACCCGCCGCCCTGCCGATGTTGAAACCTACGTTGAACCCTTCCGGACGCATCTCCTTCCTGAGCACAGCAATCGAGTCCCTCAGCAGTGCGAAGAGATCCTCGACCTCTTCCTTCTGGAGATCCCCGACGTCAGTGACATGCCTGTACGGGGCGATCATCAGGTGCCCGCTGTTGTAGGGGAATCTGTTCAGCATCCCGAATACCCTCTCCCTCCTCTCGAATATTAGGGACTCTGGATCATCCTCGGACGGCTTTTTGCAGAATATGCACCCTTCTTTCTTTGCCGCAGAGACAAACTCGCCGCGCCACGGTGCCCACAGTATCCTCTCAGACATAATTAGGAGTCTGTGGTGGATCTTTTTAACCTGTTCGGCAGGATCGCTTGCATTCCTTCACCGTCATACTTCCTCACGAAACCTCACTGCCATTTCTCGTGTGTTGTAGTGAAAGGATAGGCCTGACCTCTAGTGTTAAGAAAAACGTTTTCCATTATCAACCACCTGTTGAGGCCTGTTCTATAGGCCTGACCTCTAGTGTTAAGAAAAACCAAACCGTGGGGTCTACTAGCCGAGCATTATTCTTCCCAATAGCGCACTCAGCTCGAAGTTGCTGTTGCAGACTGCAGTCTCCACGAACCTCTCGGCGGATTGGGGCGTCTCAAAGTAGACCCTGCTGGCAACCAAAGACGCTTTCAGAACCGAGTTCTTCTCGCTGCCGGCATGCCTGCCCTTCTTGACTATGCTGCCCTCCACAAAGCCCCCCATCTCTAGAAATGCGCTGCAGGTATCTGCGTCGTAACTTATCAGATATCCTGTATCCGGATACCTCGAGTCTGAGTAGGTGTTGAATTTCATTGACAGGGACTCCGTCAGGATTTTGTACTCCTCGTTCAACTGTAGCGGGTTCGAGGAGCCGAGTCCAATCCTTGCGACAACGGAATATCCGTATGCAGTCCTCTTGATCAACGGGTTCACCCACCCTGAGACAGACATGATGACCCTAAAAGACTCCTGCCTGATGCTCCTGTTCCCCTCCAGGATGTATCCTATTGTGGGGATCCCGCCTTTCCGCGCGTTCATCTCAGGCGAGAGCTCGTTGATCTCAACGACGGCGTCCTTGCAGTAGAGCTGTGTCATGTAACTCCCCCTGGTGGGGATCTGTATTGTGCTCGGAGAAGCACGGTAGAGTTCGTAGGAGAGTCCGGAGAAGACTTGGTGCATGGTATAGTCCTTCCCATAGAACCTGATGCAGTACTTTCCTCCGCGGCTGTATACCGAGCCCCCGGCGACGACCATGCCCAGGAACAGCCTCTTGAGGTCGCCTGAGTTGAACCTGTTCGCAACCTTCTTGACGTACCCGCTCTGGTAGTACATCAATAGGCCCAGCGCCGCGGCGCCTGATGTCTGGAGCATTATTGCGTTGTACTGCACCGGTACCGTCGGGGCTTCTTGTCCGCACTCCGAGATCAGAGCCCCTTCAAGAGACATTGTAGACTGAATTGCTTCGAATGCCGCGAAGATGAGCAATGCCAAACCGAAAAGGCTCAGGATCTGCCCCGTGCTGGCTCTCAACCTAGATACCCGACTAATCTACGGTGAACTCTATCTTAATTCCTTTACTGTTGTAAGCCGCCACGCTGGCCCTGTTGTATGGGTAAGCTGCTATGAGCATCACCCTCCCGTAGAAGTTGTTCATGTCCTGATCGGATGGGCGGTTGTCGCCGGAGGGGTGTGAATGCGCGATCCCGATTATGCTCAGGTCGAAAGGTATCATGTGGGTGGGGAAGGACGAGAAGCCTTCGCCGTATGTTGAAAACGGCGGTATAAGGAACTCCCTTATTTCTGCCCTCTCGCCCCTGACCTTGCCCCTGATCAGCATTATGTTCTCGCGGGGGAAGACTTCCCTGCACATCTCGAGGAATATCTCGAGGACCTCGCCGTTCACGGCGACTTCCTTCAGCACCGCAGATCCCCCTAAGCCTCCCTTATCTTCTCCCCTCCCTCCGGGATCCTCTCGAAAGATCCAAGGGAGACATAAATGAGTGAGGATACAGCCAAGGTCCAAAGGTTCATCGGAAGCCCCAGCGGGCTGAGCCTCAGATAGTATAGCACCGTCGCAGTTGCGAACCCTGCTACAAGCGAAACGAGCGCCGACCACCTACCTCCCCTCCCCCATAGGAAGCTCCCAAGGACGAGCGGCGCTACCGGGAGCAGCAGTGAGGAAGAAAGCACGGAGAGATCGACTATGAGCCCGGGCCTTGAGAGCGAGAAGATCATGCACACCAACGCCAGGACGAGCATAACCGCCCTGCCCACCGCTATCTGTTCCCTCTGGCCCATCCTTGGCCGCAGGGGGAGGAAGATGTCCCTTATTGACATCGAGCTCAGGCTTAGTATTATGCTGTCAATCGTCGAGATCGACGCTGCGATTATCGCGACGAGCCCAAGGATTGTGATCCATGGAGGCAGAATGCTCAGGAGCGTCGGCGTCACCGAGTCCCTGTATGCGACCGAAGGGAACCCTCCTGCAACAGTGGCCCCCCTCAGGACGAACCCAAGGAAGCAGACCAACACCGTGAAGAACAGCCCATACGCCCCGAAGAGTACGATCATGTTCTTCTGCGCCTCCTTGCTCTTGGGCGCAAAGAGTCTCTGGACTACCTGTGGGTTGGTGATCGCGAAGAAGAACCAGGGGATCGTCATGTTCAGGAATGTCTGGGGCGTCCAAAAGCTGTTTGGCACATAGCCCAGATCCCCTGGCAGGAATGAAAACGAGGGAAGGCTGAGCGCCCAGTTGACCGTCCACCCCAAGATCACCACCCCGGCAGCGATCATGAGCGCACCTTGGTATACGTCTGTCCAGCCGACGCTCCAGACCCCTGCCACGACCGACCAGAGAAGGGCCAGTGATACGGCTATTATGACTGCAATTGTAAACGGTATGGCCCCTCCTGAAGCCCCCTCGGCTGCGAAAGCGATCCCCATTATCTGGGCTGAGGAGTAGGGTATCAGCGCGACGAGAGAGATCAGAGTCACCGCCATCCCCACCGCGGGGCTGCCGTACCTGTCCGTCAGGACCTCTGCGGGCGACACATACCCGTGCCTGCT
Coding sequences within:
- a CDS encoding ABC transporter substrate-binding protein, producing the protein MNKRAFSALALLIVAVIVLAGAFLFYSPPQTNIRIGYLPAASYGIVWVAYEGGYFGEQGLNVTLVEYNSVGDLVAAFNKKEIDGAPITSVAIAAFIKNIDALIVAGNSLDGTALVAKNSSGINSISDLEGRRVGTVLYVPGDFIFKKVIAEEGINVSLSTYLSPADALLALENDLVDAAFLWEPYSSWASYRGLDLVLWDKEVYPVDYPCCLQVFHTSFVSKNPEAVTKFIKALIKAEALIYSKPGEALPMVKKYLPGMPWEIIYDSIIRIDPDINQPRNPLSGYFNKSELQSFYGLLTPSLLSANDYNTLVSRLDSSYYARAVSELKKEGFNLPQIYYR
- the feoB gene encoding ferrous iron transport protein B; translation: MGAGKDDVEEKRIEIALVGNPNVGKSTLFNQLTGLNQSVGNWPGKTVEVAKGTLVFKGLRIDVVDLPGIYSLSAFSEEEVVARDYILSGRPDILVNVVDAMALERNLYLSMQLMEMGVRLVLALNFVEDAKAKGIEIDAGSLSAGLGVPVIAVNAISGSGIAELVELAISHVSAKPPKRPAYGKEVEVYISEISGAIRTTDFGIPAGISPEWLAIKLIEGDPAVLDRFPKLAHLDSKIKAVKNKLEMVHGEEPAVVIASERYSAIHKIVRSSSVMHTSPITTRSERIEAILTHRFFGYLILLLVLGGMFFSIFAVGGMLSEIFDEAFRLLNDHVIGALVVLGVAQPISDILINGILFGVTAALSIVISYIFIFYLALSVLEDTGYLPRAAFLLDSLMHKLGLHGKAFIPMLLGYGCSVPACVSCRIMETWKERVILGALVVMIPCSARSVIILGVAAQYLGFAAAMGIYVLDIFVVLFIGRLLFKAMPGESVGLIMQMPRIRIFKPWLVLKKTWFKTKDFIYIGLPLIVAGSVLIEALRVTGLIDQVILALSPFTYGLLGMPVAVGISIVFGILRKEMALAMLATYTNTLDFSSIMSPVQMVVFTIFMVLYVPCIATIAALFREYRAKWSLLIVAMNMSVATVVAFGARILLSLFL
- a CDS encoding transcription initiation factor IIB — protein: MSSKLETKNDKAAGKVSSADQEPENESASLKCPSCGGTSFVRSFERGEVTCTNCGLVVTEKIIDRGPEWRAFTSEERDKRSRVGSPLSPTVHDRGLSTIIDWRDKDAMGRKLEPKKRIEILRWRKWQIRTRVHSSMDRNLAQAMSELDRISSQIGLPKSVKEESAVIYRRAVEKGLVRGRSIESVMAAAIYAACRTQKVPRTLDEIARYTKAGRKDVARCYRLLLREVDVNIPIADPIDFITRIGGALELSGTTQHKAAEIIRDAKKMGITAGKDPAGLAAAAIYVASLLENERRTQKEIAQAAQVTEVTVRNRYKELMKELNIEVPIQ
- a CDS encoding FeoA family protein, which encodes MSLFRIPHMAFLFLFGRKPEDSGCGGKGSACSTPRSESEANWSIGDDEKRRSRTAREYYTFSKEKRYPLEELVPLAELEEGQEGKVVIAFGDRKLICRLCDLGLIPETQIRVLKRGLMEGPIILEVRSCEIAIGREIASKVLVKPL
- a CDS encoding HIT domain-containing protein, which codes for MSERILWAPWRGEFVSAAKKEGCIFCKKPSEDDPESLIFERRERVFGMLNRFPYNSGHLMIAPYRHVTDVGDLQKEEVEDLFALLRDSIAVLRKEMRPEGFNVGFNIGRAAGAGFEHIHMHVVPRWTGDTNFMPVLASTKVMPEHLLRTLERIRAGFRGTG
- a CDS encoding class I SAM-dependent methyltransferase, whose amino-acid sequence is MKQGERVLDIACGKVEFLIRLAELYDIAGAGIDISPYCIRECEEKRRRRAPNSGIKFVKMDCADYKPEAPCSFDLVLCIGASWVYGGYLGTIQALKGMVKEGRLIVVGEPFWSREPSQEYLEAAGIKKDDFGRHCDNVKVGEDEGLTCLYTLVSGYDDWDHYETLQWWSIDEYIRAHPDDPDIHELVERKKREKNLYLQRGRETMGWAVYVFRK
- a CDS encoding sodium:solute symporter family protein — encoded protein: MEELPTYLAIAIYIAAGTTIAWFAKKRLRKDARDFYTAGGRFGSLVVSLSYAATTYSAFMFIGLVGLSYQSGVGAMGFELVYFVGTLFLLYYLAPKYYSLHSRHGYVSPAEVLTDRYGSPAVGMAVTLISLVALIPYSSAQIMGIAFAAEGASGGAIPFTIAVIIAVSLALLWSVVAGVWSVGWTDVYQGALMIAAGVVILGWTVNWALSLPSFSFLPGDLGYVPNSFWTPQTFLNMTIPWFFFAITNPQVVQRLFAPKSKEAQKNMIVLFGAYGLFFTVLVCFLGFVLRGATVAGGFPSVAYRDSVTPTLLSILPPWITILGLVAIIAASISTIDSIILSLSSMSIRDIFLPLRPRMGQREQIAVGRAVMLVLALVCMIFSLSRPGLIVDLSVLSSSLLLPVAPLVLGSFLWGRGGRWSALVSLVAGFATATVLYYLRLSPLGLPMNLWTLAVSSLIYVSLGSFERIPEGGEKIREA
- a CDS encoding metal-dependent transcriptional regulator; protein product: MDYREHKNPEDYLEFIYVLSEEFSKGLVKIKEISSALGVFPSTVTETMQRLSEKGLVIRVDYEGVRLTETGRAMARAVLSKHRILECFFYQYLGMSPEEVADEICGIEHHISDRVLMRLYEKLGKPKCCPHGKPIPVCPQEE
- the yciH gene encoding stress response translation initiation inhibitor YciH, which produces MSEICSKCGLPKDLCVCEAIVKEQQRIRVFLEKRKWGRDVTIIEGIDEKSINLKELSGRLKSKLACGGTDKDGRIELQGDHRERAAEILVESGFPSDNIDVE
- a CDS encoding Mov34/MPN/PAD-1 family protein, with translation MLKEVAVNGEVLEIFLEMCREVFPRENIMLIRGKVRGERAEIREFLIPPFSTYGEGFSSFPTHMIPFDLSIIGIAHSHPSGDNRPSDQDMNNFYGRVMLIAAYPYNRASVAAYNSKGIKIEFTVD